Genomic window (Phragmites australis chromosome 5, lpPhrAust1.1, whole genome shotgun sequence):
AAGCAACACCAACAATGAAGCCGTAGACATGGCAAGCAGGACGTTCGTCGTCGAGTACTCCGTTCTAGCTCACATGTCTGTGCCTGGCGTTGACATGTCCTCGACATCAACCCCACGCCATGAAGGAAGCTTCTTTGATGGAGTCTCTGATGGGAGTATCCAAACATCGGCATCGTCCATTGACTCCAACAAGCAGCTTGATGCTAATCGCAATGACACCCCTCTTCACATGCGCAACATCCATGATTCTCTAGGGCTGGCAACTCCACCAGGCTATGCACGTCAAGAGCTCAACACCAACGAGCTTCATTTCACCATAGCTAAAGAACCATCATCCTTGACCGATGTAGAGCAACATCTCTGCTGGTGCAAAGCTATGCTTGAAGAGATCAGATCAAATTAGGACAACAAGACATGGGAGTTGGTGGATGTCCCCGATGAACATTGTCCAATCGGTTTGAAATGGGTCTTTAGAGTGAAGCGAAATGAAAGTGGCAAGATCATCAAGTACAAGGCACGTCTTGTGGCAAAACGATATGTGCACAGAGAGGGGATTGACTTTGTTGAAGTATTTTCTCCTGTAGCTCGGCTAGAATCAGTAACAATGTTGATTGCCATTGTAGGTCACCAAGGTTGGCAAAtccatcacatggatgtgaagtCTGCTTTTCTAAATGGAGTCTTACAAGAGGAAGTGTATGTTGTTCAGCCACATGGGTTCATCTATGAGAAAGAGGATCATAAGGTTTACAGGTTGAAGAAAGTCATGTATGGGTTACAACAAGCGCCAAGGGTGTGGTACGATAAGCTATACTCAACACTCACATCTATGCAGTTCATTAGAAGTGAATCTGAACATGGTGTTTACACCCAGAAGAATGGTGATGCAAAGCTTCTTATGGGAGTGCATGTTGATGATCTTATCATCACTGGCATTGATCCAACAAAGATTGACAAGTTCAAGAATGAAATGTGCAAGAAATTTCAAATGAGTGACCTCGGCTTGTTAACTTGCTATTTGGGGCTTGAAATCCAGCAAAGCAATCAAGGACTCTCCATTTGTCAATCAGCTTATGCTCTCAAGATTTTGGAGAAAGCAGAAATGGTTGAGTGCAAGTCTTGTCAAGTTCCCATGGAAAGTCATCTGAAGTTGAGCAAGAAGAGTAACCTGCCTTTGTCAGATGCCAAACAGTACTGCAGCTTGATTGGTAGCCTGAGGTATCTCATGAACACTCACCCAGACATTGGTTTCTCTGTTGGGTACGTAAGCAGATTCATGGAGGCACCAAGACTGGATCATCTTGCTATTGTAAAGCATATCTTGAGGTATCTAGCAGGAACCATTCACTTTAGGTGCTACTTTGCAATAACAAGTACTAAGAATCCAAGGTTGATCAGTTACAATGATAGCGATCTCACCAGAGGAATTGATGATCAGAAGAATCTCATAAGCTGGCAATCTCAAAAGCAGCGTGTGGTGGCGCTTTCCTCATGTGAAGCAGAATACATAGCTGCAAGCATGGCAGCGTACCAACAAGTTTAGCCCAGGCGTTTACTCAGCGATCTCACTAGAGAGGACCCGAACATTGTGATTGTaagaaccgtccaaattgtattcaaattaatcaaatcgagcgatcatttaataagatgagagctagcaaaCATCCATCTCTCGACAtgccacgtgctaacccacatcttaCAACAGTAATCGCAGCCACTAAATGATTAAGACTAATCCAATTCTGGTATTCCTGGTATGTATTTTACgcctaagatcagaacacacacctttacaacaagcttcatcatgtcaaagagcaagtaatttaaatatattacaagtttctagaattattacaagttcaacaatttaaagTACTACTTGCTAAAATTTAAGGATGAAAGCCATTTAAACAAACTCGGGCTCTCAACATAACATCCAACAAACGCTAGAATAAAAATACATCAAGTTTATATCCTAGCATGTTGATATCACTACGCAACGGAATAACATCTATAAATAGCAAAAGAGGTGGCGCCTTTTACCCTAAAGCACAATCTAGTCACCACTGGTAGCACCTCACTACTCTTGCTCATCACCGACATCGACAGGCATAAAGTAGTCATATACTAACtcatcctcacctgcaaaaactCAATGATGGTAATATGAACACGAAGGTACTGGCGAGACATACtcatatgggtatatataataacccaactccaaAGATAATGTATTTGGAATgagtagcaaggagtaggccacacTACCTCAGAAAagcttattagtgatggatgataaCTGTCATTAGCACCCGTCACTCCGaacatgtcactaatgtggactcatccgtcactaatgattgtaCATCAATGATGGGTCTAGatctgacccatcactaatgattgtaCATCAATGACAGGTCTAGAtccgacccgtcactgatgtgtgtttaaaaaaaaaaggaaaactagCTAGATTTGTAGTCATTAAAGTACATATATATCATTTGTAGATATTGGCTAGCTAACGAAATACATCAACAGTAACATGACTACAAAAACCCAATGTGATTAACACACTCATATGAAGACAATATGCATCAGCAAGATAATGACAAGAATTTTATGAATAGATACAACATGATGCACAAATACATACAACACTGAATCACTGCTACAAGGAACTGGACAATATTTGGATGTCTCAGCTTTATTAGCAAGTTGACTTAATGCTTAAAATCTTGGTTACAgatcaagcaaaaaaaaattgctaagAGAACAATACATGAGAACACATACACAAATATATGGTAAAAAGCACAGAAATCATGCCGGCTTTGGATCATGCAGAATCAACCTTGCTCATATGTTGATTTGTTTCTTCATCAGCTTTGCTCTAGTAAAGGCAACAAACAAATCCACTTTACCAAGCACTGCCACACCCACTCGAACTGCATTCTGATATAAACAAAGCATAGTGCATGAATAAATAGGTCAGGTACCACAACTAAGATAATCTTTGATGACTACGGAAGATGAGAATATGAGAGGAAAGTAAAATTACAGGAAGCAATAAGAACAACAAGAATGTAAGCATATAAGAAAGGGTTCAGTACAGCAGGAAGAATGAACATGTGTATTTTGCATGTGTGAGAGATAGGGATCCACACTGGACAGAGATGATGGAGAATACCTACACCAACCAAAGGTCCGATTCATGCATCAATTAGACCGAGAAGAAGACGCCTCATCAGTTCACAGCCCCCTCTGTCTTTGTGTACTCTGCGTGTGGCATGACGCCGGTGACAGCAACACGTAGCTCCACGAGCGATGCCTCCATATACATGGTGCACAACACCTTCCATGCCTCCTTCACCATCAGGTTGTCCCAGATCCGATCGGCCAAGGGCATGAAGCTTTGGGCAGCGCCAGGGGCCAAAACGATAGCTGCTTGATGGTGAGAAGAGGAAGCGCACCAGCGGCAGGATAGCAATCGTGACTTCATGAGGACAACACCTGCTGAGGGCGGTTTGAGGTCGATGCGAATGGAGGAGTCTTCTCATGCGACGACTTCCAGAGGATGCCAGTGGATCGACAAAGGGGGCTAGTGGGCAACCGTGGGGGAATCGAAGAGGAAGGGCACGATCTGTACATCAcctattgaaagtgcatctaggtcaCTAAGTgagttttggtgataatgacaaaaaaattaaagaactaatgagtttattaaagTATGGATAGGTGTAATTCGATCAAGTAACAATTTGACATATGGCGATCACCtcaaaaatgaaaaaggaaagtggcacatggatcttatagttttaaattcatttatcttttgaaattgagtttaggatgccgtactattaaaggggatacaaaatttACTTGTTTGTGTAGAaacaagtgctcaaaagatctaaCAAACCTATAAAAGACACATTAAACACAACACTTGTACCTAGGTTAGCCCTAATCTTTTCAAAATGTGCAAATATAGAGTGTCCGCATtattgcggatagtccgcactTTAGCAGAGTTTGGGTTAACTAAGGATGTGCGAAAGATCCGCACTTTTACGGAGTGTCCACATTTTCACATGTGTAATTTGACATGAAGAATgacaagccaatcaagactcctATGCAAGCAAATGGACTTCTTGATCTCAATGAAAAAGGCAAGgctgtggatcaaaaggtatatcgctctatgattggatctttactttacctttatgcatctagcGTTGATACAATGCTtggtgtgtgcatgtgtgctagatttcaagccgctctaAAAGAGTATCATTTAATGTCCATTAAAATAATTCTTAGATATATAGTTCATACCCCTTGCCTTGGCTTagggtatcctaaaggttcaacctttgaccttatcggctattcggattctgattatgccggttgcaaagtggataggaagagtacctcaggGACTTGTCAATGCTTGAGTAGATCCTTGGTCTCTTAGTCCTCAAAAAACCAAAATTCTGTAATCCTATCCACCGCCGAGGCCAAGTATGTTGCAGCAagtgcttgttgtgctcaactactttggatgaagcaaaccttgagagactatggctaTAATATGACCAAAGTTCTACTTTTTGTGACAATAagagtgccataaaaatagccaacaatcataTGCAACACTTAAGAACCAAATATATGGACATCtgacaccatttcttgagagaccactcatcCAAAGGGGAtgtcgatattcgccatgtgagaaccgaaaacaACTAgtcgatatcctcaccaagACACTAGAcaagcaaaggttttgtgagcTGAGAAGTGAACTAAATATCTTAGATTCTCGTAATGTGACTTGACTTATTGCATACAGATTGTTGTAGATTTCTAGCTTTTTGGATAGGAATTTTCTAAAAGATCGGCTTAGAGTTGTgtgtttttaataaaatttggaTTTTTGGTCTTTGATCACGTCATGTCATTTGTGGTTATAGTTTTGATTGGTTGATTGATGGCTAATCACAAGTGATATGATCTCTCATGTCCATCGAAACACACCTCTTTCATTTCCTCGTATTCTATCTCAAATCTGTCTTTTTTCTCCCGTTGGACGAAGTGAGGAGAGTCTGCAAAATTCTGCAGAGAGCCCATAAAATTCTGCGGAGACTATGCAGTTTGACATTTTTTTACTGCTTTTAATCTACCCATTGGGTTAAAAATTCCCTCTATCTCCAACAATCATTCAGTATTTTTCACAggcggctctctctctctctctctctctctctctctctctctctctctctctctctctctctctctctcaagttctTCCACTCAAATCTCAATCTCCGGTGATTTGGAGGCCTAATCTTCGGAGACTCCGCATCTGCATCAAGACCAACTCTTCAAGTGCTGATTCTCTGTGACGTTCGGCGAATCAACCTCAAGTtcacctctcttctctctctcgagGTATAAAACAAGTTTTTGCCCGATCTCTTCATTGAATGTCCTAGAGCAATATTCCTTTGGTAGATATCCTCCTTATGTGTCTTTGATTACATATCTCTAGTGGCATTTGCATCCCTTGGCAAGATTTTTTCAAAATCACGATTTAGAGTTTGGTCTGCGATCTACGGAGAGTCCGCATATTTGCAGAGACTTCGCACATTTGTGAAGGGTCTGCAAATTTTTACAGAGACTCCACAGTCTGTAGAACAAAGTCTAAATCATGATATCATTGTTGAATCCTGTCCAAACCTCTTCCATAGCTTATACGGCCTCTTTTTCAGTGGCGATGGAGCAACACAAGCTCGCACCCAACGCCGTCATGATCCTCAAGCCCAACATTATGGACCTCCTCCCTTCGATGAGTCATATGAAGATGTTGTTACTTTTGGCGTAGGAGAATAGCTAGGTGAAGACGGTAGTTCTCGCACAACTAGGGTCCATATTAAAATTGCCACAAGAAAGCAAGTGGTCAAGCAATCACATTGAAGAGTCTCGTGATGGTGGTGATGCTACTGCTAGAAAAGCAAGGGGTCATAAGACCCAAGCTAAAAGGGATGAAGATCGGTTGGGCAAGTGGATTGATCCAAGGACGTGTCCTCACACTCCTCCACATATTGATCTCAATTTTGGAAGGGATCAAGTAGCTTACAATGAATTTCTTAAGATATATTCTCCTCAAGTCAATCAACCCTATGATCTTTAACTACCAAAGAGCTACAAGAATGAAGGATTAGTGgtcaagaaagaaaggaaaaatgaCCCCTACTTGTGGCCTAGAGATGAGTCTTTGATGGACGTTTTTTGTGTCAATTTCATTTTGATTTCTATCTATCCGTCATCCACCGAAGCAAGATCAAGCCCATTGTCCCTATGCAATACATTGACTGGAAATACATGGAAGACACCAATGATCCCATCTTTGGTGAAGCCATCGATGCTTGCACGGAGAAAGGAATGAAAGGTGTCATGAGTTTCAAGTATAATTGGAATGAAGAAATCATTTCTCAATTTCATTCCTCATTGTTTTTCAGTGTCCGCAAGAACGAGATTCATTGGACAATACTTGGAATTCACTATTGCATAGACTACATGACTTTTTCTCGTCTTCTCACTCTTGGATCACAATATCATGAACATGGTACAATTTTTGTTGAGAAGAAGGTCACGGAATATGACTTAGGTGAAATCTATGAGGATCCTAGAATGATCGATGGCTTCATTCATGGGTTGAAGCCGTATTATCACTATCTAAATCTTCTTTTTCGCCAAACCATCAATCCAAAGAAGGGAGATAGGACTAAGCTTCATGGCATGTCAAGGAACATTCTTCTTAGGATGGCACCCGGTGGAAGACCCTATAGTGTTGGTGATTTTATTTGGGTCGAGCTTTGTGACGCCATGGTTGATGCAAGAAAAAGCTTTCCATATGCTCTGTACATCATGTATATCATTGAGAAGGTTACAAAAAATTGCATTCATGAGTCCTATCATGTGAAAAAGAAGACATCCTCTAGGCTATCTCATGTTGCAAGCTCATCCTGTGCAGCCCCACCTCTATCTCGTGCACCCTCCTCTTCGCAATCTCGTGATCGTGGCTCTCGTGGTCGTGGAAAGTACATCAAAAATGTGATTCGCTTAATCTTCTCTATATGCAAGTACAATGCCACAGAAGTAAATGAGCTTAGAAGAGAAGTAAAAGAAATTAAAGGGCATTTAGAGCTTTCCACTTCCCCCCATCAAGAAGTGCCTATTTTTGGAGATCCGTTTGCTGAGTGGGAGGCAGCGGATCGAGAAGTAGAAGAAGAAGACGTTCCTCGTCCAGCTCCCCGCTCTCGCCATACTCGCTCTGTTTATGGtgagataaaagaaaaagaaagcgaACAAGAGGGCGAGtatcaagaagaagatgatgatgatgacgacgatgaggaggaggaggataagGACGAGGATGATGACGAGTAGATGCTGATCTTCATAGTCTTtccttttctccctttttggcgcttaatgccaaagggggagtgaAAGCTTATCTTTCCTATACTCATTTTGTAATAActcttcatattttttttgtcaatcCTCTGTGCATGCACGGAATGTTTCGAGGGATAGAAAATTTGAAGGCTAAGGAATGCAATGGTGTagcatgcataccttgattccagCTTCTTGAATGAGATTTTGggatggagagggaggagaggtgtGTTCTCTCCCATTGAGAGtttgagtgagagagggagagagagtgaggtgagtgagggtgctgctgctgcagctgaaGGAGAAAAAGGGAGGGGCCAGCTCAGCCCATGTGGGTCCACAGGTAAGTGTTCCTTTTTCTAATTTCAGCAGTTCCTTTTTCCTATTCTTCTTAAATTCAAAAGTGGTGTTATagtggtccaaaaattctaaggATTGTTTTACGGCAACTATAATTCAAGATGAACCCATTTGAATTGAATTCATTCTCAAAACCTATgtggaaaataaattaaaattctcctaATTTAGTTACTCGCATATCTTCTAGCAGTTTTTTACGGCATCGATTAAATTCCCAAAATTCTAGGGAAATTAACTAAAATTCATCTTAACCATAATACACAATACTTAGAATCAAACATGATGCTTATAATGCTCAATGACATGTATATGCATTGTTGGAATGTGATAGTGACCTTAAATATTGACAACAAATCAGCCATAGCGCTAAGCAACAATCCTGTTTGCCATAAACGAAGCAAACACATCGACACATGGTTCCATTACATTATGGACTGTGTGAAAGAAGGGTCAATTGACCTCGATTTTGCGAGCACAGATGAGCAACTGGCTAATATTCTCACCAAAACACTCGGGAAGGCCAAGTTCTTAAGAAGCAAGATTGGTGTTCAAGAAATCAAGCGCATTAAGGATTAAGGAGGAGAATGATGAAGTAATCCTATGCGCTGATCTAGCTTCTTCTGTTGTTTCTGTTTTCAGTCAGTTAGTGTAGCCTGTTAGTCTGTTTTCAGTCAGCTGAATAAGTTCATGGAAACAGTCGTGCGCCGCTTTTGTAGGCCATGACGGGACTCTGTTAGATTAGTTTGTGGGCGCGCCAAGAACGGGTAGAGGCGACGTGTGGGATGGCACACGACGTGGCACGAGCATCTCGGCCTCAATGGCCTGCATGTATCTTGTCGATATTTATTCAGAGTCTGAAGAAAACGCTGAACTCGTCAGTTCAGCACCAAAACATCTGAGTCTCTTGCGCTCTCGATTCTTCGATTCGATCTGAGTTTCCACGTGATCGCGTGAGTGTATGATAGGAGATCCTCCAATACGGATTCCATGGCGCTTCCACAGTTGGGGGACGGGTCGGATGCCTGCGCCAGCCGGCCGACCGCCTGCACCGATGCCAAGAATGCTGCTCCTGGTGCTACAAATAGCTCCACGGAGTTCATGGCGGTCCAAGAGCTTTGGAGGCTCAGGGCACTGAAAGAGAAGTACTGGCAGACCGCCGACAAGCTCTCAAGTCTCCTGCTGGTCTCATGATGCTTCCCTCCGCTCTTTGCGTACGTCGGCGCCAAGAACGTTGCTACTGTTGCTACAGGGTTCACGGGGTGGGGCTCGGAGCTCTGAAAGAGGAGTACTGGCCTGCACCCGACAAGCTTGTTGATCTCATACCGCCATACCGGTCCCATTTCCCTCGCGCGTCGGCACCAAGAATGTCGCTCCTGGAGCTACGGAGTCCATGGCGCCCCCACCCTGCGACCCCTATGAAGACAACATCTCTAAGCCTACGCCCGGGCCAGGAAGACGGAGGCCGAGCACCGGCCCTCGCCGGACTACACGTCGGCGACGCAGACGGAGCTGAACGAGAGCATGCGCACCATCCTCTCTGCTGGCTCTACGACGTCGCCCAGCGCTGCGACCTCGCACCAGGCACGCTCCACCACGCCGTGTCCTACGTCGATTCCAAGAAACCGGTACCGAGATCGGAGCTCCAGCTCCTAGGCGCCGCGGCCATCTTCCTCGCAGCAAAGTACGAGGATGACCCTGCCACGGTCAACCTCGGCACCGGGAAGCTCGCCGCCCTGACGCAGCACAGCTACACCAGAGTCCAGCCTTCGGTTCCTGCCGTCGGCCGTGGCAGCGTCCGCGGTGCTCGTCGCGAGGCCGATGCTGAACCCGCACGCTCCGCCGTGGAACAGCAGCCTGCGGGAGCTGACGGTCTACGGGCCTTCGGAGATGATGCACTGCGTGGCTGTCAAGTGCGAGATGGAGGCTAACCGGGATATTCCATTTTTGAGAAACAGCGAGATGAAGGAGATGTTCATGACCGTTCGATCGCGGCTTCCGGACGCAGACAGGATCAGCTTGTAATGGATCGCAGGGGGGCAGTGGCAGCGAAGCAAAAGAAGACGATAAAACGAAGGGCCAACAAATGGCACTTCCAGTTTAGAATTATTATCATAGACATTTGGTTAACATGCTAACAAGCAAGATATAGAAATAGATTAAACGAACATGGcttgtatatatacatgatCCATCCATATTGATTATTGGAAGTATGTCATGTATTTCACTAGCCATTTGTTGGCGAGCAGTTCAGATTACGACAAATGAACATGTATGCTTGCAACATACAAGGTCAGTCATTACTCACCATCCTGGGATGGAATAGCTCAACCAATTCGTCAAACCAAACAAGCGAGCTAGGTTTGGAGAATGACCGGATGACCATTCACCATCTGGACCCAAATAAACAACCTATTAGTGGCCAAAATAGTAATCATTTAGTCAATTACATACAAATCACACTATATTGCTCTTTGGATTAGAACAAGAACAAAAGAATACGAATGTCCCAACACAAAAATTGTACAAGGCGAAAAAGGCTCCCCTGTTAGATATATGCATGCTGACAGCAGCAGTATGCTATGCAGACAATAATACCTTCCACCCACAAATGAAATCCAGGAAATGGCTCAACTACAAGTTCTGACATCAGATCACATCATTCAGAAGCTCATATTGTTGCAATGAACCCGTGAACATAAAACGAAATACTCAGATGAGCGAATATCACGGAACCATAGTGATCCTGGTATGGGCTTTAGTCAACTCTTGAAAGCTGTCAGCTTGCATGCATAAACACTCTGAAGTCCCACGTTAGGCTTCTCAGATCCTTCAGCAGCAGCATTCTCCAGAACTTCCACAATCACAGTTCTAACAAAAGAATATCATGTcagtttgatgattttggagaggaaaaaaactaattttctgttcatcttcaaaacaaaattaataAATGCTCAAAAGAGGAACATTTTAGTAAAGTTTTATTGAAGCAAATGTTTCTACTTGAAAATTGTGTACCCTGCAAATAAAGAGTCCAAGGAGCGGTCTGGAGAACTCAAGAAACATGTGTCAAACTATGAATCAATGTTGCTTTTCAAGAAATGTACGAATTCATGCATCATTCCCACTCTATTCTCCATAGTGCTGGACCTTTATTGTCGTATTGCTTAGATGTCATGCAGCCATAGGCTACTTTGTGTTATTCGAATAGCCTTAAATATATTATGAGCTAAACGAGCCCATACTACTGTGTCAATTTTAGAAATGTTAAATTTGCACTCTATGTgctactaatatttttttatctcccagtgcaaaatgacaaaaaaaaaagtaatgccATTTCTGTGTGAGTCCACTGGGCAAGAGCTCCTCCAATAGTACCCCAAGTCATATATTATCAGTGACCACAGTGAAGCCCAATAAAATTTGGTATCACCTCACAACATAAAAATAACTGTTATTTGTATCTAATAACTTAGTCAGAAGCTTTCAACAGTAAGAATCAATTAAGTACCTTTCTGAGAGCATTAACtctgtgtgtgtgcgcgcgcgcgcgttcAATGATCCATGTTATATGCAATTCTTGTGCATATAGTCAACTTGCTCTTGAACGTGAGGCAAAGTCTGCATAACTGACAGAGAATTTGATGCAAGTTATGAAGGTGATCGTTGCAGCACATCATTCCCTGGTAGACAATTCCTTGGTAAGCATTTCATAAGTTTGACGACTTGGTCTGCAGTTCATCTGTTCTAATATGGACATCATGTCATGGCAGATATCTGAATGACCCTTTCTTATCAGGCCATCAATTATTACTTTCCACACAACTTCATCAGGATTGTAGTCTTTCCATCCAGAATCTCTGAATATTTCTTTAGCCCTATCTGCTTGTCCTTCAGCAGTAAGCCCAGATAGCAGACGCTGATAAGACATCAAGTTTGGTAAAAAACCATGTCCAATCATGGAGCAAAGTGATGCCCAAGCATCAGGATACATTCTCAATTTGCAAAAACAATTAACAAGAGCAGTGCATATATCTTCATTCAGAGGTAGATTATCTTCTTTCATACGAGAAACCAACGAAGTCACCTCATCCAATCTTCTATCTTCAGAAAACCCCTCCAGGATGGCCGAATAAGCTCTTGCACTGGTAGGAATACCATTCTTCTTCATTAGCTCAAACAATTCAAAGATATCAGCAAGCTCTATGATCTTCCACACACGAGTTGCTTTCAAAGGCACATGCTCTGCAAGCCTCCTCTGTAAAAGATGTCTAAGCAAGATCAAATAAGTAAAATAGTTTGGCATAGAAGCAACACTTGTCATGTGCTTCAAGATTGTGACTGCATGATCTATCTGTCCAGTACTTGTATACCCATCCATCAAAGTGTTATATGCCATTGCATCTACAGTAACCCCACTTTTGTTCATCTCCATCACAACATTTTCTGCTTCATCAAGTCTTCCTTCATTGCAGTACGCACGCACAGACGCAGTATAAGTGACTACATCGGGACTGCACCCCAGTGACACCATTTGGCCCCACATTCTTGTGGCTAATCCATAATTTCTCTCGCTGAAAAGCTTGTCAATTACAATTGTATAATTGACCGTTGAGGGCTTCACATCCTTTTGTAACATCTCATCTATAAAGGATAATCCTTCTTGAGATCCTTTCGTCTTGCATAGATTTTCAATGAAGGGACTGTATGTATAGGTATCTGCTGTGCAACCTGCTGAGATCATCTTTTCCAAAAATGTCCATGCGACATCGACTTTACCAGTCTTGCATAACCCATTTATCAGTGAATTGAACGTCACAGCATTAGGTATTATGCCTTTAGCTTCCAGGCCATCAAAAAGAGAGCAAGCTTGACCGATTTTCCCATCCTTGCACAGAGCATCAATCAACGTATTGTAAGTGTACTGATCAGCAACTAAACCATTTCCTTCCATCAAACAGAATAATCTGAAAGCACTCGCTATATGCCCATCCATGCATTGGCCTCGAATCAACAAATTGTATGTCACAACATCCGGATCTACTCCACACCCTCTCATCTTGTCCAACAAAGCCATTGCCTTGTACACCTTCCCCTCATTACAGAAGCCCCAAATCAACCCATTATATGTCCAAACATTCGGCTCGCACCCTTTCAATTTCATGGCCTCAAACATCCTCACTGCATCACTCATCCTCCCCTCCCTACAGTAAGCATTCACAACAGCAGTGCACGTCACAACACAGGGCGCTAAACCCTTGTCAAACATCTCCTCGAGCATTTTCTCGGCCTCCTCAACCATTCGCTCCCTACACCATAAATCGACCACAGCTGCATAAGCACGAGTGTTTGGTCTCCATCCCAACTCCTTCATCTTTTGCAGCATACAAAGCCCCTCCTCCCCCCTCCCCACCTCACACAGCCCCTTCACCAAGGCCACATACATGTGCATGTCCGGCTGCTCCATCTCCCTGAACAACTCCAGTGCCTCGTCGATCCTCCCAGCATCACAGAACCCCTCGATCAGCGCGGCGTAAGAGACTACATCCTGCGGGAACCCTCTCAGCGGCATTTTGTCGAACAGGTTGCGGGCCAACTCGGGCTGCTGCGTGCGGCTGT
Coding sequences:
- the LOC133919180 gene encoding pentatricopeptide repeat-containing protein At5g65560-like; amino-acid sequence: MASVLAYEGLVWSNSTRSRRQQWRRCRAASPSPVVDMPSDTRSPPPPAHPSPAFPQRTPMASPPPSPAPAALLAHLAAVLSSPDWRFHPSLPHLPALLAPSLPRTFLVPLPLLLAAAVARAAAPSRHLLALSLPIMLRLHSLSPPPLRPLFDRSFSSLLAHLSRFALTPLMLRLFAHMHRQSPPAPTGATYNALIRSLCRRADLRRALRYLSLMVRSGWRPDAFTFNSLIVGYSRTQQPELARNLFDKMPLRGFPQDVVSYAALIEGFCDAGRIDEALELFREMEQPDMHMYVALVKGLCEVGRGEEGLCMLQKMKELGWRPNTRAYAAVVDLWCRERMVEEAEKMLEEMFDKGLAPCVVTCTAVVNAYCREGRMSDAVRMFEAMKLKGCEPNVWTYNGLIWGFCNEGKVYKAMALLDKMRGCGVDPDVVTYNLLIRGQCMDGHIASAFRLFCLMEGNGLVADQYTYNTLIDALCKDGKIGQACSLFDGLEAKGIIPNAVTFNSLINGLCKTGKVDVAWTFLEKMISAGCTADTYTYSPFIENLCKTKGSQEGLSFIDEMLQKDVKPSTVNYTIVIDKLFSERNYGLATRMWGQMVSLGCSPDVVTYTASVRAYCNEGRLDEAENVVMEMNKSGVTVDAMAYNTLMDGYTSTGQIDHAVTILKHMTSVASMPNYFTYLILLRHLLQRRLAEHVPLKATRVWKIIELADIFELFELMKKNGIPTSARAYSAILEGFSEDRRLDEVTSLVSRMKEDNLPLNEDICTALVNCFCKLRMYPDAWASLCSMIGHGFLPNLMSYQRLLSGLTAEGQADRAKEIFRDSGWKDYNPDEVVWKVIIDGLIRKGHSDICHDMMSILEQMNCRPSRQTYEMLTKELSTRE